A region of Amphiura filiformis unplaced genomic scaffold, Afil_fr2py scaffold_64, whole genome shotgun sequence DNA encodes the following proteins:
- the LOC140144585 gene encoding uncharacterized protein: protein MVAPLLFLIPKDNRDPLNTTQAIYNIPCLNCDLSYVGETGRKFGTRLDEHRAEAEKELGKTVTRASRKESLTTIHKSAITDHVAERNHVIGWGEAEVIGTEQDRYKRWVKEAIEIKIIEWLSKRTQ from the coding sequence atggtggcgcCCCTTCTCTTCCTGATCCCGAAGGATAATCGCGATCCGCTTAATACAACTCAAGCCATATACAACATTCCTTGCTTGAACTGCGATCTCTCATACGTGGGAGAGACGGGAAGGAAATTTGGTACTCGACTAGATGAGCACCGCGCGGAAGCAGAAAAAGAACTTGGAAAAACAGTCACCAGAGCAAGCAGGAAAGAATCGCTTACAACCATCCATAAATCGGCCATCACAGATCATGTTGCAGAGAGGAACCATGTCATCGGTTGGGGGGAGGCAGAGGTCATAGGCACGGAGCAAGACAGATATAAACGTTGGGTCAAGGAGGCTATAGAGATAAAGATAATcgagtggttatcgaaacgtacacagtaa